A section of the Deinococcus taeanensis genome encodes:
- a CDS encoding sugar phosphate nucleotidyltransferase, whose translation MKGLILAAGRGSRLLPISATRAKHAVPVAGVPIIARAVQALRAAGVNDIGIVTSPSSETDLRDATQHSGHLTFIRQYDPLGTGHAVLSARHFLEGSSALLYLGDNLFEDSLTPLITALRYADAVIGVKEVPNPQAYGVAVVKAGRLTRLVEKPRTPESNLAACGVFSFKPPLMDILEDLPHSTRGEIEFPQALTQLLVQGRQVRAVEFKGFWTDAGAPEDLLGANTHYLTLLQGRVDGRVERSTLTGPVVIEAGALVEDSVITGPVWIGPHAVVRGATLGPFVSVGAHARVDSARINSSLIDEFARVLHPTRPLTRSLIGRHALVTAPSDSGLQMVIGDRSVMRM comes from the coding sequence GTGAAAGGCCTGATTCTGGCCGCCGGGCGCGGCAGCCGCCTGCTGCCCATCAGCGCCACGCGCGCCAAGCATGCGGTGCCCGTGGCTGGCGTGCCGATCATCGCGCGGGCCGTGCAGGCCCTGCGCGCTGCTGGCGTGAACGACATCGGCATTGTGACCAGTCCGTCCAGCGAGACGGACCTGCGCGACGCCACGCAGCACAGCGGACACCTGACCTTCATCCGGCAGTACGACCCGCTCGGCACCGGCCACGCCGTTCTGAGTGCCCGGCACTTCCTGGAGGGCAGTTCCGCCCTGCTGTACCTCGGCGACAACCTCTTCGAGGATTCCCTGACCCCACTGATCACCGCGCTGCGCTACGCGGACGCCGTGATCGGCGTGAAGGAGGTGCCGAACCCGCAGGCGTACGGCGTGGCCGTCGTGAAGGCCGGTCGGCTCACGCGGCTCGTGGAAAAACCCCGCACGCCGGAAAGCAACCTCGCGGCGTGCGGGGTTTTCAGCTTCAAACCCCCCCTGATGGACATCCTGGAGGACCTCCCGCACAGCACACGCGGTGAGATTGAGTTCCCGCAGGCCCTGACCCAGCTGCTCGTGCAGGGGCGGCAGGTGCGCGCCGTGGAATTCAAGGGCTTCTGGACGGACGCCGGCGCGCCCGAAGACCTGCTGGGGGCCAACACCCACTACCTGACCCTGCTTCAGGGCCGCGTCGACGGCCGCGTGGAGCGCAGCACCCTGACCGGCCCGGTGGTCATCGAGGCGGGCGCGCTGGTAGAAGACAGCGTCATCACCGGCCCCGTGTGGATCGGCCCGCACGCCGTGGTGCGCGGCGCCACGCTGGGCCCGTTCGTGAGCGTCGGCGCGCATGCCCGCGTGGACAGCGCCCGGATCAACAGCAGCCTGATTGATGAGTTCGCGCGCGTGCTGCACCCCACCCGCCCCCTGACCCGCAGCCTGATCGGCCGGCACGCGCTTGTCACGGCGCCGAGCGACTCAGGACTGCAGATGGTGATCGGGGACCGCAGTGTCATGCGCATGTGA